The sequence AATACAGAATTGTATACTGAACTACAGTTGCATAACGGATTTATTCCAGTCAATGAGAATCAGGAAACAAAGATAGATGGGGTATATGCAGCAGGAGATATTTGTGAAAAACAGGTGCGTCAGGTGGCAACAGCAGTTTCAGATGGAACGATAGCAGCAATTCGGGCATCAATGTAGAGGGAGGTTAGTATGAATTTAATTAGACAAAACTGGAAAGGACTTTTATTGTGCCTGTTATTGGCAGTACCAGCAAGTCTGCTTGGAAAACAATTTCCGATTATAGGAGGTCCTGTATTTGCGATTCTTGGAGGGATGACTTTTGCTCCGCTTGTAAAAAAGAAAGAATCCTTTGCACCAGGAGTTAAGTATACATCGAAAAAGATTTTGCAGTATGCAGTTGTGCTGTTAGGATTTGGAATGAATCTAAAAGTTGTGATGGAGACCGGAAAACAGTCTTTGCCGATTATTATCTGTACGATTACGGTATCATTGGTGATTGCATATGTACTTCACCGTGTACTTCGCATACCAGCGAAGATTTCAACATTGGTTGGAGTTGGCTCTTCCATCTGTGGAGGTTCTGCGATTGCAGCCACGGCACCTGTCATTGATGCAGATGAAGAAGAAGTGGCGCAGGCGATTTCCGTTATCTTTCTCTTTAATATCTTGGCGGCATTAATTTTCCCAGCACTTGGAGGTGCACTTGGTTTTTCTACCACATCCGGAGAAGCGTTCGGTGTATTTGCGGGAACGGCGGTAAATGATACATCTTCTGTTACAGCAGCAGCATCTACATGGGACAGCCTTTATAATTTGGGAAGCCAGACACTTGATAAGGCAGTGACTGTAAAGCTGACGAGAACTTTAGCAATTATTCCGATTACACTTGTACTTGCATTTATAAGGGCGAGAAAAGCAGAGGAGAAAGAAGGAGATAAAGTGTCCCTGAAACAGGTATTTCCGTTCTTTATTTTATTCTTTATCGGAGCGAGTGTGATTACGACAATCGCTACAGCAGTGGGAGTACCGGCAGAAGTATTTGTGCCGCTTAAAGATTTGTCTAAATTCTTTATTATTATGGCGATGGCGGCAATTGGATTCAACACAGACATTGTAAAGTTAATAAAAAGCGGAGGACGCCCGATTCTTCTTGGAATGTCATGTTGGCTTGGAATTACAATCGTAAGTCTTGGAATGCAGCATGTAATGCATATATGGTAAAATGTTTGATAGGTTGGAAAATCGTTTGATTTTCCAACCTGTTTTTGTAAAATTATTTTACATAGATTTAAAATTAATAGGTTTATCGAAAATCCTTGTGGTTGACGCAAATTCATAGAAAACCTGTCAACCACGGGGGTTTTTAAGTGTTGAAATATCGAAAAATATAACAATTAGTAATTGGATAAAATAAAACGGTTTACAACACATTTACAACAAATCAGGAGATACTATTTTTTCAATCTCAGTTCGTAAATCTTCAATGTCTCTGTGTCCATAAATTTTATTTGTCACATCCTTAAATGCGTGCCCGAGCATTCTCTTTCTATCATTTTCTTTCACCTCAAAATCTTCGCATAATTTTGAAAAGGTGTGCCGGCAGTCGTGAGGTGTATGCTTCGCTATACCGAGTTCACTTAAAAGAGCGTACATATTTTTCCTGAACTGCACATCGGATGTTAGGAGTAATTTTTTATTCTTTTTCATTCTTCGGACAACCAGCGGAAGAATGGCAGAGTGAATTGGGACTATACGGTCCTTTCCGGCATCAGTCTTTATTCCACCTAAGAAATATTTTTCTTTCAAATTTACTTCCAGTGTTTTGTACTCTGTTATTCTGAAACCTGAATAACACATAATTATCAACATCTCTGCAATTTCATTTTCCTTTTCGTCCCATAATTTTTTTATGTCTGCTTTTGAAAACGGTATGCCATGCTCATCATCATCATCTTGTGTTATTTCGATAAACGCCGAGTAATCTTTCTTTACAATATCGTTTGCAATGGCATATTTGTACAAGTTACGAAAAACTCTTTGTATATGTTCGACGCTGGCGTGTTTAAGCGTGCAATTGTCCATCACTTCTTGCAGATCGTCAGATACGATATCAGTAAAAATTCTGTCATGTAATGATTGGCAGTTTTTAAAGCCGGCACGGAACGCGTATTCCAAACTGCTACGCTTCTGAATTTTTTCAGCAAATTCGTGGCCGAATTTTCTTTTATAAAATTTATAAAACACTTCCTTAAAACTCAAGTTTTCGTTTGACTTGCTTTTGATTCCTTCCATTATATTATAATTTGCGAGCAGACTTTGTATAAACTTGTCAGCGTTCTGTGCATTGTTTATCTCTGCAAAATCCTTTTCCATTCCCTGTATGTATGTGCCAGCTCTATAGGCTGTCAGGACTGCAAAGCCTGTTGGCCAGTCAGGCACGTAGCAGAGTGCTTTCTGTGGCTTCATCTGTCCGTTTGGATACTCTTCCGTAGCAGGAGGATAAACTCCGTATGGATTGCGGCGGTTCTTTCCTAGATAGCGAATCTGTCCGTATCCGTTAGGAAGCTTTGGATATTTTTTACGTCTTGGCATATTATCATCTCCTTTCGTGATTTTGGGTATAAAAATAACAGCCAACAAACAGAATACATGTTCTGATTGTTAAACTGTTCCGAAGATGATACAATATAATTTGCAATATGGATGTACATCTTCGGGTGTATGTTGACCGTTCGGTATTGGCGTGCCGGGCGGTTTTTAGTTATCTAGGTAAAAATATTGTTTTGTTGTTTCTCTACATGCCGTGGAGAACCTTAGATAGCTTTATTGAAATATATATATTCTTGTGATATATTAAAGTTGACAGTCAACAATATGTATTTAAGGTACTAATTTTCGAACTGCATTAACTATGGAAGATGTATTCCATCGAACCATTTCATCTGCCGCGTTAGTTACTGCTATAGGTGCACGATCTTGTCCCCAAGGGTAAATACCTAAAATAGGTTTTCCCATTCGAACAGATTCACTGATTTCATACTGCATCCAATCGCTATATGCAGCATACATTCCGGAAATCACGATTGTAATTTGAGATGGTCGTATTTTTGCTGTAATTAGCTCTTGTATTTCTAAATTGGTTTTTGGAGTTCCTGGTGGGAACAATGGCTTTTGGGTTGGTGCTGAATAATTAAAATAGGAGAAATAAGATGCATTATCTAGTAAATCAATTAATCGGTTATAGTTTTCTCCGTATTTCCATGCGTGACTAATAAATAAACGATAATCATATAAATTTGGCATATAAATCAATCCTTTCTATGTGAGGTGATACTGT comes from Coprococcus phoceensis and encodes:
- a CDS encoding tyrosine-type recombinase/integrase → MPRRKKYPKLPNGYGQIRYLGKNRRNPYGVYPPATEEYPNGQMKPQKALCYVPDWPTGFAVLTAYRAGTYIQGMEKDFAEINNAQNADKFIQSLLANYNIMEGIKSKSNENLSFKEVFYKFYKRKFGHEFAEKIQKRSSLEYAFRAGFKNCQSLHDRIFTDIVSDDLQEVMDNCTLKHASVEHIQRVFRNLYKYAIANDIVKKDYSAFIEITQDDDDEHGIPFSKADIKKLWDEKENEIAEMLIIMCYSGFRITEYKTLEVNLKEKYFLGGIKTDAGKDRIVPIHSAILPLVVRRMKKNKKLLLTSDVQFRKNMYALLSELGIAKHTPHDCRHTFSKLCEDFEVKENDRKRMLGHAFKDVTNKIYGHRDIEDLRTEIEKIVSPDLL
- a CDS encoding TIR domain-containing protein, with protein sequence MPNLYDYRLFISHAWKYGENYNRLIDLLDNASYFSYFNYSAPTQKPLFPPGTPKTNLEIQELITAKIRPSQITIVISGMYAAYSDWMQYEISESVRMGKPILGIYPWGQDRAPIAVTNAADEMVRWNTSSIVNAVRKLVP
- a CDS encoding YeiH family protein, producing MNLIRQNWKGLLLCLLLAVPASLLGKQFPIIGGPVFAILGGMTFAPLVKKKESFAPGVKYTSKKILQYAVVLLGFGMNLKVVMETGKQSLPIIICTITVSLVIAYVLHRVLRIPAKISTLVGVGSSICGGSAIAATAPVIDADEEEVAQAISVIFLFNILAALIFPALGGALGFSTTSGEAFGVFAGTAVNDTSSVTAAASTWDSLYNLGSQTLDKAVTVKLTRTLAIIPITLVLAFIRARKAEEKEGDKVSLKQVFPFFILFFIGASVITTIATAVGVPAEVFVPLKDLSKFFIIMAMAAIGFNTDIVKLIKSGGRPILLGMSCWLGITIVSLGMQHVMHIW